In Candidatus Neomarinimicrobiota bacterium, a single genomic region encodes these proteins:
- a CDS encoding GntP family permease: MLEGLILIPILIGAIIGIIILVSILKLHPFLALLIASFGVGLTVKMPLQQIIASITEGFGSLMGYIGLVIIFGTIIGTVLEKSGGALKMADVILRVVGRNRPSLAMSLIGAIVSIPVFCDSGFVILSRLNKAVAKRAQVPLATMTVALASGLYATHTLVPPTPGPIAAAGNLGASDYLGTVIWIGLVTSVPVLLIGYWWALRIGKSIVIEGEDDDSVAGDDDDQTDTPAMPGALRSFA; this comes from the coding sequence ATGCTTGAGGGACTGATACTTATTCCCATTCTAATCGGGGCGATAATCGGCATAATCATCCTGGTTTCGATCCTGAAACTGCACCCTTTCCTGGCCTTGCTTATTGCATCGTTCGGGGTGGGCTTGACGGTAAAGATGCCCCTGCAACAGATCATTGCCTCAATTACCGAAGGCTTTGGCAGTTTGATGGGCTATATCGGACTGGTGATTATTTTCGGGACCATCATCGGCACGGTTCTGGAGAAATCCGGCGGTGCGCTCAAGATGGCCGACGTAATCCTGCGCGTGGTAGGTAGAAATCGTCCCTCCCTGGCCATGTCGCTGATCGGCGCTATCGTCAGCATCCCCGTCTTCTGTGATTCGGGCTTCGTCATCCTTTCGAGATTGAACAAGGCCGTTGCAAAGAGGGCCCAGGTCCCGCTGGCCACCATGACGGTCGCTCTGGCATCCGGGCTTTATGCCACGCATACGCTCGTGCCGCCTACACCGGGACCGATCGCCGCCGCCGGGAACCTTGGTGCCTCCGATTATCTCGGCACGGTGATCTGGATCGGTCTCGTTACGTCAGTGCCTGTGCTTCTGATCGGCTATTGGTGGGCGCTGCGCATCGGCAAGTCTATCGTCATTGAGGGCGAGGATGATGACTCAGTAGCGGGCGATGACGATGACCAGACTGATACTCCGGCAATGCCTGGCGCCTTAAGGTCCTTTGC
- a CDS encoding peptidylprolyl isomerase, with amino-acid sequence MKLCWAFLLMIPVVLIVTCRRAADHPQVVISTELGDIKVEIYQDRAPITSANFLSYVEGGCFDEASFYRVVRMDNQPDDEVKIAVIQGGLLSEERMHTPIEHETTEITGILHRDGIISMARNEPGTATSEFFICIGDQPELDFGGARNPDGQGFAAFGRVVEGMELVRKIHRQPAEKQKLNPPIKIITIARVP; translated from the coding sequence ATGAAGCTCTGTTGGGCTTTCCTGCTGATGATTCCAGTCGTGCTTATCGTTACCTGCCGACGGGCAGCAGACCATCCGCAGGTGGTTATCAGCACGGAGTTGGGGGATATCAAGGTTGAGATCTACCAGGACCGGGCACCCATCACATCGGCCAACTTCCTGAGCTACGTTGAGGGCGGCTGCTTTGATGAGGCCTCCTTCTACCGGGTGGTGCGAATGGATAACCAACCGGACGATGAGGTCAAAATAGCGGTGATCCAGGGTGGGCTGTTATCGGAGGAGAGGATGCATACGCCCATCGAGCATGAAACGACCGAAATAACGGGGATTCTGCATCGTGATGGGATTATTTCCATGGCCCGGAATGAGCCGGGGACGGCCACTTCCGAGTTCTTCATCTGTATCGGTGACCAGCCCGAGCTGGACTTCGGCGGGGCCCGGAACCCGGACGGCCAGGGATTCGCCGCCTTCGGTAGAGTCGTTGAGGGCATGGAGCTGGTGCGAAAAATACACCGGCAGCCGGCCGAGAAACAGAAACTCAATCCGCCGATAAAGATCATCACCATTGCCAGAGTCCCGTAG
- a CDS encoding lipocalin family protein, whose amino-acid sequence MRTGLLLITVSIPLLIISCALLEKNSPRQIPLVQHVDLNKYAGRWYEIARFPHRFERDLVNVTATYTLLEDGRIEVRNQGFRHSLQGKPSDIKGIAWVPDLAVPARLKVRFFWPFAADYRIIALDAVEYQYAIVTSSSWKYLWILGRQPQMEPELYDRLVTMAQQHGFDVSRLYRVPQDW is encoded by the coding sequence ATGCGTACAGGTCTGCTTCTGATCACCGTTAGCATCCCGTTATTGATAATATCCTGCGCCCTGCTGGAGAAGAACAGTCCCCGGCAGATTCCGCTGGTCCAGCACGTGGATTTGAATAAATACGCGGGGCGCTGGTACGAGATCGCCCGCTTTCCGCACCGCTTCGAGCGGGACCTGGTGAACGTAACCGCCACCTATACTTTGCTGGAAGACGGCCGGATCGAGGTGCGGAACCAGGGGTTCCGCCATTCGCTCCAGGGGAAACCGTCTGATATCAAGGGGATCGCCTGGGTGCCGGACCTGGCCGTGCCCGCGCGGCTGAAGGTGCGCTTTTTCTGGCCCTTCGCCGCCGATTACCGCATCATTGCCCTCGACGCGGTGGAATACCAGTACGCCATCGTCACCAGCTCCTCCTGGAAATATCTCTGGATCCTGGGCCGGCAGCCGCAGATGGAGCCGGAACTCTATGACCGGCTGGTAACCATGGCTCAGCAACATGGTTTTGACGTCAGCCGCCTGTACCGGGTGCCGCAAGACTGGTAG